AGGACAAGGCAAGGGCCCGGATGGGCCCGCCCGCCGATTGAGGGGGCGGTTGATCGGTCACGATCAACCGCCACAAGTATCAGGCTCGCGGCAGGATGATCTCAAAGGCAACGCCGGTGGGTTTCACCGGCTCGGTCTTGACGTCGCCGCCGTGGGCGCGGGCGATGGCCTGGACCACGGCCAGGCCCAGGCCGGTGCCGCCGCTGATGCGGGCGCGGGATTCGTCCGCCCGCCAGAAGGGGTCGAAGACGTAGGGTTCCATGCCCGGCGGCAGGCCCGGCCCCTGGTCGGCCACACGCAACAGCACATGGTCGCCCACGGCCCGCGTCTCCACCCGCACACGGCCGGGGGAGGCATAGCGGCGGGCGTTTTCCAGCAGGGCCAGCAGGGCCTGGCGCACGCGGGCGCCATCGGCCACCACCAGGACGGGGGCCAACGCCGTATCGATGGCCAGGCCGGCGGCGGCGCAGGTGGGCCCCACCATGGCCACCACGGCCGCGGCCTCCACCGCCACGTCCACCTGTTCGCGCCGCAGATCCAGCCGGCCGCTTTGCGCCAGGGTCAACAGCTTCAGGTCATCGACGATGCGGGTCAGCAAATCCACCTGCCCCACCAGGCCCCGGAAGGCCGCCATGTCGGGCTGGAAGACGCCGTCGGCATAACCCTGCAAACGCCCGCGCAGGATGGTCAGCGGCGTGCGCAGTTCATGGGCGATGGCCACATTCCAGGTGCGCATCTCAATGGCCGCGCGCTCCAGCTGGGCCGCCATGGCGTTGAAGTCCTGGACCAGCTGCTTGGTTTCCTGGAAGGAATTGCCGTCCACCCGCGCCCGGGCCGTCAGGTCGCCACCGGCGATGCGCTGGGCCGCCCCCGCCACCGCGTCCAGCGGCGTGATCAGCCGGCGGGCGAAATTCACGGCCGCCCGGGCCGCCATGGCGACACCGACCATGCCCAGCGCCGCCGTGACCGTCCAATCCAGCACATGCTGCCAGATTTCCGGCGGATGGT
The DNA window shown above is from Azospirillaceae bacterium and carries:
- a CDS encoding ATP-binding protein — protein: MALRDMVGWTRATGLNRQLVHSMAAVTGLALVFMTTGLTIFFTVMFRLWPELTHHPPEIWQHVLDWTVTAALGMVGVAMAARAAVNFARRLITPLDAVAGAAQRIAGGDLTARARVDGNSFQETKQLVQDFNAMAAQLERAAIEMRTWNVAIAHELRTPLTILRGRLQGYADGVFQPDMAAFRGLVGQVDLLTRIVDDLKLLTLAQSGRLDLRREQVDVAVEAAAVVAMVGPTCAAAGLAIDTALAPVLVVADGARVRQALLALLENARRYASPGRVRVETRAVGDHVLLRVADQGPGLPPGMEPYVFDPFWRADESRARISGGTGLGLAVVQAIARAHGGDVKTEPVKPTGVAFEIILPRA